Proteins from a genomic interval of Staphylococcus debuckii:
- a CDS encoding F0F1 ATP synthase subunit delta, whose amino-acid sequence MAVVAKKYAQALYETSLDKDVLDLMYEEFAAVDEAAVPNQDKLKAFDSDPKNIATSRKGLVETSFKGVNQYLMNMLYVMAENRHLSILPEVFKAFEGLYNQYYNQDFATVESVHELSQEELDKVGEALIQRTGLSKLIITNVINQSLIGGIRAKVGTKVFDGSIQNDLAQIERKFIRTK is encoded by the coding sequence ATGGCAGTTGTTGCTAAAAAATATGCCCAAGCGCTGTATGAAACGTCACTCGACAAAGATGTTTTAGATTTAATGTACGAAGAATTTGCTGCAGTTGATGAAGCAGCGGTTCCTAATCAAGATAAATTGAAAGCTTTTGATTCAGACCCTAAAAATATTGCTACTAGCCGTAAAGGCTTAGTAGAAACATCTTTCAAAGGTGTTAATCAATATTTGATGAATATGCTGTATGTTATGGCTGAAAATCGTCATTTATCTATTTTGCCAGAAGTATTCAAAGCATTTGAAGGTCTTTACAATCAATATTACAATCAAGACTTTGCCACAGTTGAATCTGTTCACGAACTATCTCAAGAAGAATTGGATAAAGTCGGTGAAGCATTAATTCAACGAACAGGATTGTCAAAATTAATTATTACAAATGTAATTAATCAATCTCTTATTGGCGGCATAAGAGCCAAAGTAGGTACAAAAGTCTTTGATGGAAGCATTCAAAATGATCTTGCTCAAATTGAAAGAAAATTTATCAGAACGAAATAA
- a CDS encoding F0F1 ATP synthase subunit B, with translation MTATTNNLVLGAAGGGVEWGSALVTLITFLILLALLKKFAWGPLKSVMDKREQDINKDIDDAEQAKINAQKLEEENRQTLRETQNEVQKILEEAKVQARDQHEQIIHEANQRANGMIETAQSEINSQKERAISEINDEVSKLSVLIASKILQKDISEKDQKELIDKYIKEVGDK, from the coding sequence GTGACTGCGACTACAAATAATTTAGTTCTTGGTGCTGCAGGCGGCGGTGTTGAATGGGGTTCAGCATTAGTAACTTTAATTACTTTCTTAATCCTATTAGCATTGCTTAAAAAGTTCGCGTGGGGTCCACTGAAATCAGTGATGGATAAACGTGAACAAGATATCAACAAAGATATCGATGATGCAGAACAAGCTAAAATAAACGCTCAAAAACTTGAAGAAGAAAACAGACAAACTCTAAGAGAAACTCAAAACGAGGTTCAAAAAATCTTAGAAGAAGCAAAAGTGCAAGCACGTGATCAACATGAACAAATTATTCATGAAGCTAACCAACGTGCAAATGGCATGATTGAAACTGCTCAAAGTGAAATCAACAGCCAAAAAGAACGTGCAATCTCTGAAATCAACGATGAAGTTTCTAAGTTGTCAGTTCTGATTGCGTCTAAAATTTTACAAAAAGACATTTCAGAGAAAGATCAAAAAGAATTGATCGACAAGTACATTAAAGAGGTAGGGGATAAATAA
- the atpE gene encoding F0F1 ATP synthase subunit C, whose product MNLIAAAIAIGLSALGAGIGNGLIVSRTVEGVARQPEARGQLMSIMFIGIGLVEALPILGLVISFIVLFQ is encoded by the coding sequence ATGAATTTAATCGCAGCGGCAATCGCAATTGGTTTATCAGCACTTGGTGCAGGTATTGGTAACGGTCTTATTGTATCTAGAACAGTTGAAGGTGTAGCACGTCAACCAGAAGCACGTGGTCAATTAATGTCAATCATGTTCATCGGTATCGGTTTAGTTGAGGCATTACCTATCCTTGGTCTTGTAATTTCATTCATTGTTTTATTCCAGTAA
- the atpB gene encoding F0F1 ATP synthase subunit A, whose product MQHKSPVVTWDLFGLDIKFNLASILMVIITSLIVLVIAIACTRNLQKRPTGKQNFIEWIFDFVRGIIESNLAWKKGGQFHFLAVTLIMFIFIGNMLGLPFAIVIDHTLWWKSPTADATVTLTLAVMIILLTHYYGIKMRGAGNYFKGYGQPFLALTPVNIFEEFTNTLTLGLRLYGNIYAGEILIGLLSSLIIGHAAWGWIIGVPGLIAWQGFSIFIGTIQAYIFIMLSMVYMSHKIADDH is encoded by the coding sequence ATGCAACATAAAAGCCCTGTAGTTACTTGGGATTTGTTTGGTTTGGATATTAAATTCAACTTAGCAAGTATATTAATGGTAATCATTACTTCGCTTATTGTTTTAGTGATAGCTATAGCTTGTACACGTAACTTGCAGAAACGTCCGACCGGCAAACAAAACTTTATCGAGTGGATTTTTGACTTTGTTAGAGGCATTATCGAAAGTAACTTAGCTTGGAAAAAGGGTGGACAATTCCATTTCTTAGCAGTTACGTTGATTATGTTTATCTTCATCGGTAACATGCTCGGATTGCCTTTCGCAATTGTTATTGACCATACATTGTGGTGGAAATCTCCGACAGCAGACGCTACTGTTACATTAACTTTAGCGGTTATGATTATTCTGTTGACGCATTATTATGGTATTAAAATGCGTGGAGCTGGAAACTACTTCAAAGGCTATGGCCAACCATTCCTTGCATTAACACCTGTCAATATATTTGAAGAATTTACAAATACATTGACACTCGGCTTACGTTTATACGGTAACATTTATGCAGGTGAGATTTTAATCGGCTTATTATCATCCTTGATAATCGGTCATGCAGCATGGGGTTGGATTATCGGTGTGCCTGGCTTGATCGCTTGGCAAGGATTCTCTATCTTTATCGGTACAATCCAAGCATATATCTTTATCATGCTGTCCATGGTTTATATGTCCCATAAAATTGCGGACGATCACTAG
- a CDS encoding ATP synthase subunit I codes for MKQFNIIFKKYLQYYIYWLSVLVIIALIIPKPFIIGLIIGSFGSLINTYIFELYLSKAQKEETSQVSTGGFWRYLVAFLACCTWLFFKNQVNIIGVMIGLMISYILIILRPFLHKM; via the coding sequence ATGAAGCAGTTCAACATTATTTTCAAGAAATATCTTCAATATTACATTTATTGGTTGTCAGTATTGGTTATTATTGCACTAATAATACCAAAGCCTTTCATTATTGGTCTTATTATCGGTTCATTTGGTTCTTTAATCAATACATACATCTTTGAATTATATTTATCTAAGGCGCAGAAAGAGGAGACGTCTCAGGTATCAACAGGTGGTTTTTGGCGATATCTTGTTGCTTTTCTAGCCTGCTGCACCTGGCTTTTCTTTAAAAACCAAGTGAATATTATTGGTGTAATGATTGGTTTGATGATTTCATATATTTTGATCATCTTACGACCATTTCTTCACAAAATGTAA
- the wecB gene encoding non-hydrolyzing UDP-N-acetylglucosamine 2-epimerase: protein MKKIMTVFGTRPEAIKMAPLVAQLKKEETLEAVVAVTAQHREMLDSVLETFDIHPDYDLNIMQAGQTLSDITSKVLKGLEAVIKKEKPDMILVHGDTMTTFASALAAFYNQVAIGHVEAGLRTWNKYSPYPEEMNRQMVSDLADIHFAPTQQAADNLLAENHPADTIAITGNTAIDAMSTTIKEDYQSDIISKHLGKQIILLTAHRRENIGTPMEHIFKAVREIVEQHENVVVVYPMHKNPKVREIARKYLGGHERIELIEPLEVIDFHNFAHQSHLILTDSGGIQEEAPSLGKPVLVLRDTTERPEGVKAGTLKLIGTEEADIYQATELLLKDDIKYREMSETANPYGDGRASERICDNIKYYFNLTDEKPSDFGENKDNFE, encoded by the coding sequence ATGAAGAAGATTATGACTGTATTCGGAACGAGACCAGAAGCTATCAAAATGGCTCCTTTAGTCGCACAATTAAAAAAAGAAGAGACGTTAGAAGCAGTTGTGGCTGTAACCGCGCAACATCGTGAAATGCTCGATTCTGTATTAGAGACGTTTGATATCCATCCAGATTATGATTTGAATATCATGCAAGCAGGTCAAACACTTTCTGATATTACTTCAAAGGTGTTGAAAGGATTAGAAGCGGTGATTAAAAAAGAAAAACCTGATATGATTCTCGTCCATGGCGATACCATGACAACTTTCGCAAGCGCCTTAGCGGCTTTTTATAATCAAGTGGCAATAGGGCATGTAGAAGCTGGGTTAAGAACCTGGAATAAATATTCGCCTTATCCAGAAGAAATGAATCGTCAAATGGTCAGTGATTTAGCAGATATTCATTTTGCTCCCACACAACAAGCAGCTGATAATTTATTAGCAGAAAATCACCCGGCTGATACGATAGCAATTACCGGCAATACAGCAATAGATGCGATGTCTACCACGATTAAAGAGGATTATCAATCTGACATCATCAGCAAGCATCTAGGGAAGCAAATAATACTGTTGACCGCACATCGACGTGAAAATATCGGCACCCCAATGGAACATATCTTCAAGGCAGTAAGAGAAATTGTAGAACAACATGAAAATGTCGTCGTCGTATATCCAATGCATAAGAATCCTAAAGTCAGAGAAATTGCACGCAAATATCTAGGTGGTCATGAACGTATTGAGTTGATCGAACCGTTGGAAGTCATTGATTTTCATAATTTCGCCCATCAATCTCACTTAATTCTTACTGACTCTGGAGGTATTCAAGAAGAAGCACCTTCATTAGGTAAACCTGTACTCGTGTTACGAGATACAACTGAGAGACCTGAAGGCGTGAAAGCAGGAACACTTAAATTAATTGGGACAGAAGAAGCGGATATCTACCAAGCAACTGAATTATTGTTGAAAGATGATATAAAGTATAGAGAAATGAGCGAAACAGCTAACCCATATGGCGATGGTCGTGCGTCTGAACGCATTTGTGACAATATTAAGTACTATTTTAATTTAACTGATGAGAAACCGAGTGATTTTGGCGAAAATAAAGACAATTTTGAATAA